In Thermodesulfobacteriota bacterium, a genomic segment contains:
- a CDS encoding type II toxin-antitoxin system VapC family toxin — protein sequence MIFIDTGPFLARHIERDQHHRTAVAAWRRLAGDGRRCATSNFVLDETFTLLGRRAGYAFAADRARGLLASPSLLILRPVPEDEVQAVELLEKFADQEVSFTDCISFVLMRRHRIRCAFAFDRHFERAGFQVWPQA from the coding sequence CGCCACATCGAGCGCGACCAGCATCACCGAACAGCCGTTGCCGCATGGCGCCGGTTGGCAGGGGATGGGCGCCGCTGCGCGACCAGCAACTTCGTCCTCGACGAGACGTTCACCCTGCTCGGAAGGCGCGCCGGCTATGCCTTTGCCGCGGACAGGGCTCGGGGGCTGCTCGCGTCGCCGTCGCTCCTTATCCTCCGGCCCGTCCCCGAAGACGAGGTCCAGGCTGTGGAGCTTCTTGAGAAGTTCGCGGACCAGGAGGTGTCCTTTACCGACTGCATCTCCTTTGTGCTCATGCGAAGACACCGGATTCGTTGCGCCTTCGCCTTCGATCGGCACTTCGAGCGTGCTGGCTTCCAGGTGTGGCCACAGGCGTAG
- a CDS encoding DUF1579 domain-containing protein → MDEKKREAMMNAWMAAGTPGTPHELLGRMVGSWEVRGRMWMEGPEGPVSESRGTVETRWLLPGLWVQDEVEMEMMGRPFRGYGVSGYDNLKKKYVAMWCDSTSTALLTMEGNLDAGGKTLALFGVANDPVTGEQDKLMGYVTHFEDADHHRFEIRDYALSPEGVRTMELLYARKK, encoded by the coding sequence ATGGACGAGAAGAAGCGCGAAGCCATGATGAACGCGTGGATGGCGGCGGGAACGCCGGGCACGCCCCACGAGCTCCTGGGGCGGATGGTGGGGAGCTGGGAGGTGCGGGGGCGGATGTGGATGGAAGGCCCCGAGGGGCCGGTCTCGGAGAGCCGGGGCACGGTGGAGACCCGGTGGCTCCTGCCCGGGCTGTGGGTGCAGGACGAGGTGGAGATGGAGATGATGGGCCGGCCCTTCCGGGGCTACGGCGTCTCCGGTTACGACAACCTGAAGAAGAAGTACGTGGCCATGTGGTGCGACAGCACCAGCACCGCGCTGCTCACCATGGAGGGGAACCTGGACGCCGGGGGGAAGACCCTGGCCCTCTTCGGGGTGGCCAACGACCCGGTGACGGGGGAGCAGGACAAGCTCATGGGGTACGTCACCCACTTCGAGGACGCCGACCACCACCGCTTCGAGATCCGCGACTACGCCCTCTCCCCCGAGGGGGTGCGGACGATGGAGCTTCTCTACGCGAGGAAGAAGTAG
- a CDS encoding transposase has protein sequence MRYSKTFKAKMVQKLADPRGLTAGELAQEVGVHQTTLSRWLREAGRVADRDICSFPTIPGDP, from the coding sequence ATGCGGTATTCGAAGACGTTCAAGGCGAAGATGGTGCAGAAACTGGCCGATCCCCGTGGGCTCACCGCAGGAGAGCTCGCCCAGGAGGTGGGCGTGCACCAGACCACGTTGTCGCGTTGGTTGCGGGAGGCTGGTAGGGTAGCGGACCGAGACATTTGCTCCTTTCCGACCATCCCAGGAGATCCATGA
- a CDS encoding Uma2 family endonuclease: MPQPAGRAATYEDLSRIPENATGEIVAGELVVTPRPSRRHVFATSSLDKEVGPPYQLGRGGPGGWVILVEPELGLGEHILVPDLAGWRRERLIESEEHNWISVTPDWVCEVLSPGTVRLDRIQKTAIYRNHGVAHLWLLDPLHRTLEVYALDASSRSWVVRGLYGGNDRVRAEPFQEIEIELAHLWWSSPAGAG; encoded by the coding sequence ATGCCCCAGCCCGCGGGAAGAGCCGCCACCTACGAGGACCTCTCTCGCATTCCCGAGAACGCCACCGGCGAGATCGTAGCCGGCGAGCTCGTGGTCACGCCGCGCCCCTCGAGGCGGCACGTCTTTGCCACCTCGTCCCTCGACAAGGAAGTGGGGCCGCCCTACCAGCTCGGGCGCGGGGGACCGGGGGGCTGGGTCATCCTCGTGGAACCGGAGCTTGGCCTCGGGGAGCACATCCTCGTGCCCGACCTGGCCGGGTGGAGGCGGGAACGGCTGATCGAGTCGGAAGAGCACAACTGGATCTCCGTCACCCCCGACTGGGTCTGCGAGGTGCTCTCCCCCGGCACGGTCCGGCTGGACCGCATCCAGAAGACCGCCATCTACCGGAACCACGGCGTGGCCCACCTCTGGCTCCTGGATCCCCTCCACCGCACCCTGGAGGTCTACGCCCTCGACGCCTCGTCTCGGTCTTGGGTGGTCCGCGGCCTATACGGCGGCAACGATCGCGTCCGCGCCGAACCCTTCCAGGAGATCGAGATCGAGCTGGCCCATCTCTGGTGGAGCTCTCCGGCGGGGGCCGGGTGA